One part of the Methylobacterium terrae genome encodes these proteins:
- a CDS encoding type VI immunity family protein translates to MSISHLIADSKFNLADLDCIGVRSARGNSSLRLGHYVDMSIDGGDNVELKQVLSRLILDYVETFRENITHYHPHDSLQLAPLGEVSLVTYLDNRAQAPYDYDENQGFDAAVYGFPEGLDNEEPTLYFMNVTSATPHRRFSSASAYIPASWPEVNGYGLYISLVKRWCEWIRPSYGTAGLSVVFNEGQESLEDRLTAFPLIKRFIGLDMPESSRWYSIMNRQNQRSIRTINWLTIIDETFINVLGGLQSLRNSLTEDCLIHPFEGGIIIQAGARPVLGDINLGLSPPAYKSVAHALKSIRFENYPRPLLDAPAPLDSMEETLKWIRRFD, encoded by the coding sequence ATGTCGATATCTCATCTTATTGCTGATAGCAAATTTAATCTCGCAGATTTAGACTGCATTGGAGTTCGTTCGGCTCGGGGAAATTCCAGCCTGCGACTTGGCCACTATGTAGACATGTCTATCGATGGGGGTGACAATGTCGAGCTTAAGCAAGTATTGTCGCGATTGATTCTTGATTACGTAGAAACATTCCGGGAAAACATTACCCACTATCACCCGCACGACTCGCTACAACTCGCGCCGCTCGGCGAAGTCAGCCTAGTGACATATTTGGACAACCGCGCTCAAGCGCCCTATGATTACGATGAAAATCAGGGCTTTGATGCCGCCGTCTATGGTTTTCCCGAGGGCTTAGATAATGAAGAGCCAACGCTTTATTTTATGAATGTAACTTCCGCAACGCCGCATCGCCGCTTCTCTAGCGCGTCAGCATATATTCCTGCCAGCTGGCCAGAGGTCAATGGCTATGGATTATATATTAGTCTCGTGAAACGATGGTGCGAATGGATCCGGCCATCGTATGGAACGGCAGGACTTTCCGTCGTTTTCAATGAAGGGCAGGAGAGCTTAGAAGATAGACTTACAGCATTTCCCCTCATAAAAAGATTTATCGGACTTGATATGCCGGAGTCCTCGCGATGGTACTCAATAATGAATCGTCAAAACCAAAGATCTATTAGAACGATCAATTGGCTTACGATCATCGACGAGACGTTCATCAACGTGCTCGGTGGGCTACAATCTCTCAGGAACTCGCTCACCGAGGATTGCCTAATCCATCCTTTTGAGGGTGGCATCATCATCCAAGCAGGCGCCAGGCCTGTACTCGGCGATATAAATCTTGGGCTGTCCCCCCCAGCCTACAAGAGCGTGGCCCACGCCCTGAAATCCATCCGTTTCGAGAATTACCCACGCCCACTCCTCGACGCGCCTGCGCCACTCGATAGCATGGAAGAAACTTTGAAGTGGATTCGTCGGTTTGACTGA
- a CDS encoding DUF2169 family type VI secretion system accessory protein, with translation MWAVDDRTPFAAQGSFLRDRHGVEHWVVAVRACFSVRADGLLDVEPDPPPVRLAGDYADGQFRELKAAADIAPFRPAADILVRGTACAPGEAAVRGCAVRVRVGAIEKRARITGPRVLRRIGGRRGRLALDGPEDFAGVRLVWRAALGGADPFAEPGSAAAEPHPDNPVGRGWTARWTDLPEGAELALPLIEDPARPVVPGRPLPPPHGFGPLQPAWRPRLDHAGTYDETWMATRAPLPPEDFSERFHQTAPADQIYPGVLRGGEPVEVEGLHPDGPYAFRLPQVLLEARTRIGATRVQDRLRLVAAILDGSARRVELIFNAAVACNGRDHAVEGSTVTVRQMAGVAR, from the coding sequence ATGTGGGCGGTGGACGACCGGACCCCGTTCGCGGCGCAAGGGTCGTTCCTGCGCGACCGGCACGGGGTCGAGCACTGGGTGGTGGCGGTCAGGGCCTGCTTCTCGGTGCGCGCCGACGGCCTTCTGGACGTGGAGCCCGACCCACCCCCGGTCCGGCTCGCCGGTGACTACGCCGACGGGCAGTTCCGCGAGTTGAAGGCCGCCGCCGACATCGCGCCGTTCCGGCCGGCGGCCGACATCCTGGTGCGGGGCACCGCCTGCGCGCCCGGCGAGGCCGCCGTGCGCGGCTGCGCGGTGCGGGTGCGGGTGGGAGCGATCGAGAAGCGCGCCCGCATCACCGGCCCGCGGGTGCTGCGGCGCATCGGCGGCCGCCGCGGGCGCCTCGCCCTCGACGGCCCGGAGGACTTCGCCGGCGTGCGGCTGGTCTGGCGCGCCGCCCTCGGGGGCGCCGACCCGTTCGCCGAACCCGGCAGCGCCGCCGCCGAGCCGCACCCCGACAACCCCGTCGGCCGGGGCTGGACGGCACGGTGGACGGATCTGCCGGAGGGCGCCGAACTGGCGCTGCCGCTGATCGAGGATCCGGCCCGGCCGGTCGTGCCCGGCCGGCCGCTGCCTCCGCCGCACGGCTTCGGGCCGCTGCAGCCGGCCTGGCGCCCGCGCCTCGACCATGCCGGCACCTACGACGAGACCTGGATGGCGACGCGCGCGCCGCTGCCGCCGGAGGATTTCTCGGAGCGCTTCCACCAGACCGCCCCCGCCGACCAGATCTATCCGGGCGTGCTGCGCGGCGGCGAGCCGGTCGAGGTCGAGGGCCTGCACCCGGACGGCCCCTACGCCTTCCGGCTGCCGCAGGTCCTGCTGGAGGCGCGCACCCGCATCGGCGCGACCCGCGTGCAGGACCGGCTGCGCCTCGTCGCGGCGATCCTCGACGGCAGCGCGCGCCGGGTCGAATTGATCTTCAACGCCGCGGTGGCGTGCAACGGGCGCGACCACGCGGTCGAGGGCTCGACCGTGACGGTGCGGCAGATGGCGGGGGTGGCGCGATGA
- a CDS encoding DUF4150 domain-containing protein: MNDLTLCHKHSAIGFVRATLPDVCRSPVAPVPYSNVAYARDLENGTVSVRSHGGAMNGVKGSRFYPSYDDEPGTGGGVTSGVNRHEATWLSWSPNVFMEGRPVTRLTDKMLMNRGNTVSVGGYYTGKPRDEKNRVLAEQICKAACECEAAGTMSGKCVADKVESWARKLGRNIMPEVAWEIVDGIWQMRQGPDGRPLRGGGKRPGDFIDMDLGGIHEYKGPRDRLRRGQSENLNSIAADNGLVREDINFKKDCDCSGSGDDKDGTATAPATSLSGKVKQFSNDHPYVATGLGAAAVLGTGGAVLYFGVPVVAGTLGVGALGLSATQ, from the coding sequence GTGAACGACCTGACCCTGTGCCACAAGCACTCGGCGATCGGCTTCGTGCGGGCGACGCTGCCGGACGTGTGCCGCTCGCCCGTGGCGCCGGTGCCGTATTCCAACGTGGCCTACGCCCGCGACCTGGAGAACGGGACGGTGAGCGTGCGCTCGCACGGGGGCGCGATGAACGGGGTGAAGGGCTCGCGCTTCTACCCGTCCTACGACGACGAGCCCGGGACGGGCGGGGGCGTGACATCGGGGGTGAACCGGCACGAGGCGACGTGGCTGTCGTGGTCGCCGAACGTGTTCATGGAGGGCCGGCCGGTCACCCGGCTGACCGACAAGATGCTGATGAACCGGGGGAATACCGTCAGTGTCGGGGGGTATTATACAGGCAAGCCACGGGATGAGAAAAATCGAGTTCTCGCCGAGCAAATTTGTAAAGCTGCTTGTGAGTGCGAAGCCGCAGGAACTATGTCAGGGAAGTGCGTAGCAGATAAAGTCGAGTCTTGGGCTAGGAAACTCGGACGCAACATCATGCCAGAAGTTGCTTGGGAAATCGTTGATGGCATCTGGCAAATGCGCCAGGGTCCAGACGGAAGACCGTTGCGTGGCGGAGGAAAACGTCCCGGCGATTTCATAGACATGGACCTAGGCGGCATTCATGAATATAAAGGGCCGCGCGACCGATTGCGTCGCGGACAATCTGAGAATTTAAATAGTATAGCAGCGGATAATGGCTTGGTTCGAGAAGACATAAATTTCAAAAAAGATTGCGACTGCTCGGGGAGTGGAGATGACAAGGACGGCACAGCCACGGCTCCAGCAACATCGCTATCAGGTAAGGTCAAGCAGTTTTCCAACGATCATCCATACGTAGCGACCGGCCTCGGCGCTGCGGCGGTCTTAGGCACTGGAGGGGCCGTCTTGTATTTTGGAGTGCCTGTAGTTGCGGGAACTTTAGGCGTTGGTGCACTTGGATTATCTGCAACACAATGA